A window of the Enoplosus armatus isolate fEnoArm2 chromosome 5, fEnoArm2.hap1, whole genome shotgun sequence genome harbors these coding sequences:
- the tagln gene encoding transgelin, which yields MATKGVGMANKGPSFGLSRQVQDKIDSKYDPELEQILVEWIIRQCGSGVGRPEAGKMGFQAWLKDGCVLSELINSLFTGDKPVKKIQSSSMAFKQMEQISQFLNAAEKYGVTKTDMFQTVDLWEGKDLAAVQRTLSALGSLAVTKDEGTYNGDPNWFFKKAIENKRDFTDDQLKAGKNVIGLQMGSNKGASQEGMSYGRARQIL from the exons ATGGCAACAAAG GGCGTCGGCATGGCTAACAAGGGTCCATCCTTCGGCTTGAGCCGGCAGGTTCAGGATAAGATCGACAGCAAGTATGATCCCGAGCTGGAGCAGATCCTGGTGGAGTGGATCATCCGTCAGTGTGGCTCTGGTGTGGGAAGACCAGAGGCTGGCAAAATGGGCTTCCAGGCCTGGCTGAAAGACGGATGT GTTCTGAGTGAACTGATTAACAGTCTGTTTACCGGAGACAAACCCGTGAAGAAGATCCAGAGCTCATCCATGGCCTTCAAACAGATGGAGCAGATCTCCCAGTTCCTCAACGCTGCCGAGAAGTATGGCGTCACAAAGACTGACATGTTCCAGACTGTGGACCTTTGGGAAG GTAAGGATCTGGCGGCGGTGCAGAGGACCCTGTCAGCTCTGGGTAGCTTGGCCGTCACTAAGGATGAAGGCACATACAATGGAGACCCTAACTGGTTCTTCAA GAAAGCAATTGAGAACAAGCGGGATTTCACCGATGACCAGCTGAAGGCGGGCAAAAATGTGATTGGTCTACAGATGGGGTCCAATAAGGGAGCCAGTCAGGAGGGCATGAGCTACGGAAGAGCCCGACAGATCCTGTAA